From Bradyrhizobium sp. NDS-1, the proteins below share one genomic window:
- a CDS encoding ferritin-like domain-containing protein yields MGFFTKDIKSMEDLLLHGLQDIYYAEQQILKALPKMIDKATNRDLAAGLKAHLDETNKQVERLDKVFAKLGKEPSGTQCPAIDGLIEEADATASEIEDKAVLDAAIVANAQAVEHYEMCRYGTLIAWAEQLGHDDIVRFLTTNLNEEKAANTKLNTVALRKGVNAKASNAA; encoded by the coding sequence ATGGGATTCTTCACCAAGGACATCAAATCGATGGAAGACCTGCTGCTGCACGGGCTGCAGGACATCTATTACGCGGAGCAGCAGATCCTGAAGGCGCTGCCCAAGATGATCGACAAGGCGACCAACAGGGACCTCGCGGCCGGACTGAAAGCTCATCTAGACGAGACCAACAAGCAGGTCGAACGACTCGACAAAGTGTTCGCCAAGCTCGGCAAGGAGCCCAGCGGCACGCAGTGTCCGGCCATCGACGGCCTGATCGAGGAAGCCGACGCGACCGCGAGTGAGATCGAGGACAAGGCCGTTCTCGACGCGGCGATCGTCGCCAATGCGCAAGCCGTGGAGCACTACGAGATGTGCCGCTACGGCACGCTGATCGCCTGGGCGGAACAACTCGGCCACGACGACATCGTGCGTTTCCTCACGACGAACCTGAACGAAGAGAAGGCGGCCAATACCAAGCTCAACACGGTGGCGCTTCGCAAGGGCGTCAACGCCAAGGCTTCCAACGCCGCCTGA
- a CDS encoding ABC transporter permease, producing MSEVRRSAAALEVRGLDVYYGHSHALQGVDLTLESGVFSVVGRNGMGKTTLCKAIMGLVAVSGGSIRVRGEDVTQRPSAQIARLGVGYVPQGRRLWRSLSVEEHLQLAGGMRRGAWTVERIYDTFPRLAERRDHGGGQLSGGEQQMLAISRALLTNPQLLIMDEPTEGLAPVIVTQVEEMLLRLGEDGDMSVLVIEQNIGVATAISRNVAIMVNGRINRIIDSARLAADRELQQRLLGVGLHAELEPDVDVAASGTEAKPAPAPRRDGPIRIYISNPTLPTRWSQPVPIARIEAAARTLSTQVARLDDTARRKREPVAAQTAGPPVVLVVGTLDTKSIELRYIRDIIAESGLRTRLVDVSTSGKHSSCDVSAQEIALNHGRGGAAVFGPDRGVAVTAMADAFANWLRRQGNVAGVISAGGSGAASLVAPGMRALPVGVPKLIISSVASGDVGPYVGPADITMMYSVTDVQGLNSISRAVLANGAHAIAGMVKARLDARAATASETGLPSVGITMFGVTTPAVQKIAADLRDDFECLVFHATGVGGRSMEKLVESGQLAGIIDLTTTEVCDLLMGGVFPATEDRFGAIIRSRLPYVGSVGALDMVNFGAPETIPERYRGRKFHVHNPQVTLMRTTVEENERIGRWIGERLNQMDGPVRFLLPEGGVSALDARGQPFWDPDADAALFRTLERTVRQTGNRQLLRVPKNINDPDFAAAIVSAFRTLFGRTATRRRLAR from the coding sequence ATGAGTGAGGTCCGCCGCTCCGCCGCCGCACTCGAGGTCCGCGGCCTCGACGTCTATTACGGTCATTCGCACGCCCTGCAAGGCGTCGACCTCACGCTGGAGAGCGGCGTGTTCTCCGTCGTCGGCCGCAATGGCATGGGCAAGACCACGCTGTGCAAGGCGATCATGGGGCTGGTGGCCGTGAGCGGCGGCTCGATCCGCGTTCGCGGCGAGGACGTCACGCAGCGGCCTTCCGCCCAGATCGCCCGGCTCGGCGTCGGCTATGTGCCGCAGGGCCGCCGGCTCTGGCGCTCGCTCAGCGTCGAGGAGCATCTGCAGCTCGCCGGCGGGATGCGGCGAGGTGCCTGGACGGTCGAGCGCATCTACGACACCTTCCCCCGCCTTGCCGAGCGCCGGGATCACGGCGGCGGCCAGCTCTCCGGCGGCGAGCAGCAGATGCTGGCGATTTCGCGCGCGCTGCTCACCAATCCGCAGCTCTTGATCATGGACGAGCCGACCGAGGGCCTTGCGCCCGTCATCGTGACGCAGGTCGAGGAGATGCTGCTGCGGTTAGGCGAGGACGGCGATATGTCCGTGCTCGTGATCGAGCAGAATATCGGCGTCGCCACCGCGATCTCGCGCAACGTCGCGATCATGGTCAACGGGCGCATCAACCGCATCATCGATTCCGCGCGGCTCGCCGCCGACCGCGAGCTGCAGCAGCGCCTGCTCGGCGTCGGGCTTCACGCCGAGCTCGAGCCCGATGTCGATGTCGCGGCGTCCGGCACCGAAGCCAAACCGGCGCCGGCCCCGCGCCGCGACGGTCCGATCCGCATCTACATCTCCAACCCGACGCTGCCGACGCGGTGGTCGCAGCCGGTGCCAATCGCCCGCATCGAGGCGGCGGCGCGCACGCTCTCAACGCAAGTCGCGCGGCTCGACGATACGGCGCGGCGCAAGCGCGAGCCGGTAGCGGCGCAGACCGCGGGCCCACCGGTGGTGCTGGTCGTCGGCACGCTCGACACCAAGAGCATCGAGCTGCGCTACATCCGCGACATCATCGCTGAAAGCGGCCTGCGCACGCGGCTGGTCGACGTCTCGACCAGTGGAAAGCATTCGTCCTGCGATGTCTCCGCGCAGGAGATCGCCCTGAATCACGGCCGCGGGGGGGCCGCGGTATTCGGCCCGGATCGCGGGGTTGCCGTGACCGCGATGGCCGATGCGTTCGCCAACTGGCTGCGGCGCCAGGGCAATGTCGCCGGCGTGATCTCGGCCGGTGGGTCCGGCGCGGCCTCGCTGGTTGCTCCGGGAATGCGCGCGCTCCCGGTCGGCGTGCCCAAGCTGATCATCTCCTCCGTCGCATCCGGTGACGTCGGGCCCTATGTCGGCCCGGCCGACATCACGATGATGTACTCCGTCACCGACGTGCAGGGGCTGAACTCGATTTCTCGCGCGGTGCTGGCCAATGGTGCCCATGCGATCGCCGGCATGGTCAAAGCGCGCCTCGATGCGCGCGCCGCCACGGCATCCGAGACCGGCCTGCCTTCGGTCGGCATCACTATGTTCGGTGTGACGACGCCGGCGGTGCAGAAGATTGCGGCCGATCTGCGTGACGATTTCGAGTGCCTGGTCTTCCATGCCACCGGCGTCGGCGGCCGCTCCATGGAGAAGCTCGTCGAGTCCGGCCAGCTTGCCGGCATCATCGACCTCACCACGACCGAGGTCTGCGACCTCCTGATGGGCGGCGTGTTCCCGGCGACGGAGGACCGCTTCGGCGCGATCATCCGCAGCCGGCTGCCTTACGTCGGCTCGGTCGGTGCGCTCGACATGGTCAATTTCGGCGCGCCCGAGACCATTCCCGAGCGCTACCGCGGCCGCAAGTTCCACGTCCATAATCCGCAGGTGACGTTGATGCGGACGACCGTGGAAGAGAACGAGCGGATCGGCCGCTGGATCGGCGAGCGGCTCAACCAGATGGATGGCCCTGTGCGCTTCCTGTTGCCCGAAGGCGGTGTCTCCGCGCTCGATGCGCGGGGCCAACCGTTCTGGGATCCGGACGCCGACGCCGCGCTGTTCCGCACGCTCGAGCGCACGGTACGGCAGACCGGCAATCGTCAGCTCCTTCGTGTCCCGAAGAACATCAACGATCCCGACTTCGCCGCCGCCATCGTCAGTGCATTCCGAACCCTGTTCGGCCGCACGGCTACGCGTCGGAGACTAGCGAGGTGA
- a CDS encoding branched-chain amino acid ABC transporter permease yields MSLAHDARVTAPPATLAQRAARTWPEINNPAAWIVAVVLVIMPLIANGFFLIEIFASTLILGTMALSLMFLAGYGGMVSLMQLTIAGFSAYMVAVFGVSGNANISLGWPWWLAVPMALALATAFGTLGGALAVRTEGIYTIMITLAIGAAFYYFTNQNWAIFNGHTGINTVATPHFWGVNWRADIPFYYIVLAVAALCYFAVEYLSRAPFGLALQGVRDNPRRMAALGFNVNAHRIAAYAFASFVAALAGVLQVWNYRQISPGSVSVGACIDVLIIAVVGGITRPIGPFIGALIFVLLRTFALDFLVRIGLDGNRFRLLIGLGFLAIVFWSSDGVIGLWQRWRQSRRPAANRPGGGRGHG; encoded by the coding sequence ATGTCGCTCGCCCACGATGCCCGCGTTACCGCACCTCCCGCCACACTGGCGCAGCGCGCGGCCCGGACGTGGCCGGAGATCAACAATCCCGCGGCCTGGATCGTCGCGGTCGTTCTCGTGATCATGCCGCTGATCGCCAACGGCTTTTTCCTGATCGAGATCTTCGCCTCCACCCTGATTCTCGGCACCATGGCGCTGAGCCTGATGTTCCTCGCCGGCTATGGCGGCATGGTCAGCCTGATGCAGCTCACCATCGCGGGCTTCTCGGCCTACATGGTCGCCGTGTTCGGCGTCAGCGGCAACGCCAATATCAGCCTGGGCTGGCCATGGTGGCTCGCGGTCCCCATGGCGCTGGCGCTGGCAACCGCGTTCGGCACGCTCGGCGGCGCGCTCGCCGTGCGCACCGAAGGCATCTATACCATCATGATCACGCTCGCGATCGGAGCTGCCTTCTACTATTTCACCAATCAGAACTGGGCGATCTTCAACGGCCATACCGGCATCAATACCGTGGCCACGCCACATTTCTGGGGCGTCAACTGGCGCGCCGACATTCCCTTCTATTACATCGTGCTGGCGGTCGCCGCGCTCTGCTATTTCGCGGTCGAATATCTTTCGCGCGCCCCCTTCGGCCTCGCCCTTCAGGGCGTGCGCGACAATCCGCGCCGCATGGCGGCGCTCGGCTTCAACGTCAATGCGCACCGCATCGCGGCCTATGCTTTCGCTTCCTTCGTGGCCGCGCTGGCCGGCGTGCTCCAGGTCTGGAACTACCGCCAGATCTCGCCGGGCTCGGTCAGCGTCGGGGCCTGCATCGACGTTCTGATCATCGCCGTCGTCGGCGGCATCACACGCCCCATCGGCCCCTTCATCGGCGCGCTGATCTTCGTGCTGCTGCGCACCTTCGCGCTCGACTTCCTGGTCAGGATCGGCCTCGACGGCAACCGCTTCCGGCTGCTGATCGGGCTCGGCTTTCTCGCCATCGTGTTCTGGTCCTCGGACGGCGTCATCGGCCTGTGGCAGCGCTGGCGTCAGAGCCGGCGTCCGGCCGCAAATCGACCTGGCGGAGGACGCGGCCATGGATAG
- a CDS encoding phosphoenolpyruvate hydrolase family protein, with the protein MARFERTALLRRFREMARRGEPIVGGGAGTGLSAKCEEAGGVDLIVIYNSGRYRMAGRGSLAGLMAYGDANAIVLEMANEVLPVVTRTPVLAGVNGTDPFRDMDVFLDQLKALGFAGVQNFPTVGLIDGTFRANLEETGMSYALEIDMIAKAHDKDMLTTPYVFSEKEAAAMAIAGADIIVCHMGLTTGGSIGAQTAPKLNDCPAQIDTWASAALSINPDILVLAHGGPIADPADADFIMKNTRHCHGFYGASSMERLPVERALTEQVRQFKAIGAR; encoded by the coding sequence ATGGCAAGGTTTGAACGCACGGCACTGCTGAGGCGGTTTCGCGAGATGGCGAGGCGCGGCGAGCCGATCGTCGGCGGCGGCGCCGGCACCGGGCTATCGGCCAAGTGCGAGGAGGCCGGCGGTGTCGATCTCATCGTCATCTACAATTCCGGCCGTTATCGGATGGCCGGCCGCGGCTCGCTCGCGGGGCTGATGGCATACGGAGATGCCAATGCCATCGTGCTCGAAATGGCGAACGAAGTTCTGCCCGTGGTCACCAGGACGCCGGTGCTCGCGGGCGTGAACGGCACCGATCCGTTCCGCGACATGGACGTGTTCCTCGACCAGTTGAAGGCGCTCGGCTTTGCCGGCGTCCAGAACTTTCCGACCGTCGGCCTGATCGACGGCACCTTCCGCGCCAATCTCGAAGAGACCGGCATGTCCTACGCGCTGGAGATCGACATGATCGCCAAGGCGCACGACAAGGACATGCTGACCACGCCCTACGTCTTCAGCGAGAAGGAGGCCGCCGCGATGGCGATCGCCGGCGCCGACATCATCGTCTGCCACATGGGGCTGACGACCGGCGGCTCGATCGGCGCTCAGACGGCTCCGAAGCTGAACGACTGTCCGGCGCAGATCGATACCTGGGCGTCCGCCGCACTCAGCATCAATCCGGACATTCTGGTGCTGGCGCATGGCGGTCCGATCGCGGATCCCGCCGACGCCGATTTCATCATGAAGAACACCCGCCATTGCCACGGCTTCTACGGCGCCTCCTCGATGGAGCGGCTGCCCGTGGAGCGGGCGCTGACGGAACAGGTGCGTCAATTCAAGGCGATCGGCGCGCGGTAA
- a CDS encoding SDR family oxidoreductase, translating to MTDYPKPPYPSQQQPMPGSTRAMKPRPDHGEESYKGSGRLAGKKALITGGDSGIGRAVAIAYAREGADIVISYLNEDEDAAEVKALVEREGRKAILMPGDIGNPEHCRAIVRHTVEELGGIDILVNNAAHQATFGDIGDISDEEWQLTFETNIHAMFYLTKAAVPHMRPGAAIINTASVNSDMPNPTLLAYATTKGAIQNFTGGLAQMLAEKGIRVNAVAPGPIWTPLIPSTMSEERVKNFGKQVPMQRAGQPAELATAYVMLADPLSSYTSGATLAVTGGKPFI from the coding sequence ATGACCGACTATCCGAAGCCACCCTATCCGTCGCAGCAGCAACCGATGCCCGGTTCGACGCGTGCGATGAAGCCACGCCCCGATCATGGCGAGGAGAGCTACAAGGGCTCGGGACGACTGGCCGGAAAGAAGGCGCTCATCACCGGGGGCGACAGCGGCATCGGCCGCGCGGTCGCGATCGCCTACGCGCGTGAAGGCGCCGACATCGTCATCTCCTACTTGAACGAGGACGAGGATGCGGCCGAGGTCAAGGCGCTGGTGGAGCGGGAGGGACGCAAGGCGATCCTCATGCCCGGTGACATCGGCAATCCCGAGCACTGCCGCGCCATCGTACGCCACACCGTCGAGGAACTCGGCGGCATCGATATCCTCGTCAACAATGCGGCCCATCAGGCCACGTTCGGGGATATCGGAGACATCAGCGACGAGGAGTGGCAGCTCACGTTCGAGACCAACATCCACGCCATGTTCTATCTGACCAAAGCGGCCGTGCCTCACATGCGGCCGGGCGCTGCGATCATCAACACGGCCTCGGTGAACTCGGACATGCCGAACCCAACTCTCCTGGCTTACGCCACGACCAAGGGCGCCATCCAGAATTTTACGGGCGGGCTGGCGCAAATGCTGGCGGAGAAGGGCATTCGGGTCAACGCCGTTGCGCCGGGACCGATCTGGACGCCGCTGATTCCATCGACCATGTCGGAGGAACGGGTCAAGAACTTCGGCAAGCAGGTCCCGATGCAGCGGGCCGGCCAGCCGGCCGAGCTCGCGACCGCCTACGTCATGTTGGCCGATCCGCTCTCGAGTTACACCTCAGGGGCGACGTTGGCCGTCACCGGTGGGAAGCCGTTCATCTGA
- a CDS encoding helix-turn-helix transcriptional regulator, with translation MSRALAVFHGRFGRATVYQLNRPFNIHAHREGHLIFHVGGMPACIDVSDGHHDLTESSVVAVNPWEPHNFLPADLEGGAIFFVLYVNAEWFAPDASGTHRLRFGRTQFKRTPALDKHIRRTAALVCGAPSLSSLDSELRRLIDICYDESWQQAEIARDPRASGSVTDFRVRKCIKMMSESPGAEIELDTIARESGLSRPHFYRLFRTQTGVTPNLYLNTLIMEQALDALVASETPIADIGFDLGFSSQSGFTRFFAANVGMAPTDYRRAAKILRA, from the coding sequence ATGAGCCGTGCGCTCGCCGTCTTCCACGGCCGGTTCGGTCGGGCGACGGTTTATCAGTTGAACCGCCCTTTCAATATCCACGCCCATCGCGAAGGTCATCTGATCTTCCATGTCGGCGGCATGCCCGCATGCATCGACGTGTCCGACGGGCACCACGATCTCACCGAGTCGTCCGTCGTCGCGGTCAATCCCTGGGAGCCGCACAATTTCCTGCCCGCCGATCTGGAGGGAGGCGCGATCTTCTTCGTGCTCTACGTCAACGCCGAATGGTTCGCACCCGATGCTTCGGGGACCCACCGGCTGCGTTTCGGCCGCACCCAGTTCAAGCGCACGCCGGCACTCGACAAGCACATCAGGCGAACCGCCGCGCTCGTGTGCGGCGCACCATCGCTCTCCAGTCTGGATTCCGAGCTGCGGAGGTTGATCGACATCTGCTACGACGAAAGCTGGCAGCAGGCCGAGATCGCCCGCGATCCGCGCGCAAGCGGGTCCGTCACCGATTTCCGCGTGCGCAAATGCATCAAGATGATGTCGGAAAGCCCCGGTGCCGAAATCGAGCTCGATACGATCGCGCGCGAATCCGGCCTGTCCCGGCCGCACTTCTACCGTCTGTTCCGCACACAAACCGGCGTCACCCCAAATCTCTATCTCAACACGTTGATCATGGAACAGGCGCTCGACGCCCTGGTGGCGAGCGAGACGCCGATCGCGGACATCGGCTTCGATCTCGGCTTCTCCTCGCAGAGCGGCTTCACCCGCTTCTTCGCCGCCAATGTCGGGATGGCCCCGACCGATTATCGCCGCGCAGCCAAGATTTTGCGCGCCTGA
- a CDS encoding ABC transporter ATP-binding protein, producing the protein MDSVAQRLSAVGAGAALELRGVTRLFGALAALTDVTMTVRPGERRAVLGSNGAGKTTLFNCITGDFAPSSGTIRFFGEDVTHFPPYERIRRGLRRTYQISALFPGLTVQDNVYLACRGVSRGRYSFLRPGQNDALMHAADNLVQAVHLSAVKDQRVAELAHGQQRQLEIALALAGAPRFVLFDEPAAGLSPTERAELIEILTSLPAHIGYIIIEHDMDVALRVVESVTMMHNGRIFKEGLPEEIQSDPEVQELYLGGGHE; encoded by the coding sequence ATGGATAGCGTCGCGCAACGCCTTTCGGCCGTCGGCGCCGGTGCAGCGCTTGAGCTGCGCGGTGTGACGAGGTTATTCGGCGCGCTCGCCGCGCTGACCGATGTCACCATGACCGTGCGCCCCGGCGAGCGGCGCGCCGTGCTCGGCTCCAACGGTGCCGGCAAGACCACGCTGTTCAACTGCATCACCGGAGACTTCGCGCCCTCCTCCGGCACCATCCGCTTCTTCGGCGAAGACGTCACCCACTTCCCGCCCTACGAGCGGATCCGGCGCGGGCTGCGCCGGACCTACCAGATCTCGGCGCTGTTCCCCGGCCTCACCGTGCAGGACAACGTCTACCTCGCCTGCCGCGGCGTCTCGCGCGGGCGCTACTCGTTCCTGCGTCCGGGACAGAACGATGCCCTGATGCATGCGGCCGACAATCTGGTTCAGGCCGTGCATCTTTCGGCCGTGAAGGATCAGCGCGTGGCCGAGCTCGCGCACGGCCAGCAGCGCCAGCTCGAGATCGCGCTGGCGCTCGCCGGTGCCCCGCGCTTCGTCCTGTTCGACGAGCCGGCCGCGGGCCTGTCGCCAACCGAACGGGCCGAGCTGATCGAGATCCTGACCTCGCTGCCGGCGCATATCGGCTACATCATCATCGAGCACGACATGGACGTGGCGCTACGCGTCGTCGAGAGCGTCACGATGATGCACAACGGCCGCATCTTCAAGGAGGGCCTGCCGGAGGAGATCCAGTCCGACCCCGAGGTGCAGGAGCTTTATCTCGGAGGCGGCCATGAGTGA
- a CDS encoding ABC transporter substrate-binding protein, whose protein sequence is MSKCSVGLLALSSLFLSGAAIAQEKIKVGVTATLEGTYTVLGEDGMRGHQTALNVLGKKIGDKELEFIVASTDATPDSAVRAVRKLIEQDKVQILLSPLSGDEGIAVKNFAKTHPELTFINAASGAQETTYVDPAPNFFRYNMDGAQWQVGLGKYAYEEKKYRKIATVGEDYSFIYTQVFGLVLEFCGAGGQVTNRQWVPLGTKDFASVIAALPDDVDAIYLGLGGADAVNFLNQYQQAGGKAHLMGGSIMIDQTILSSKGNAKNALIGTIAASGQADTWEDPGWQKFVKAYQDAFPPNKRFPSPSLLATNYYDSTMALILALRQVNGDLSNNQAKFKEALAKIEIDAPNGKIKLDSNRQAIGTNFVTEVVDDGKGALFSKVVKVIPNVNQTLGYDPAVFSKIGLPSRTVPECKKY, encoded by the coding sequence ATGTCGAAATGCAGTGTGGGACTGCTCGCGCTGAGCAGCCTGTTTCTTTCGGGCGCAGCGATCGCCCAGGAAAAAATCAAGGTGGGCGTGACCGCGACCCTCGAAGGCACCTACACGGTGCTCGGCGAGGACGGCATGCGCGGCCACCAGACCGCGCTCAACGTGCTGGGCAAGAAAATCGGCGACAAGGAGCTCGAATTCATCGTCGCCTCGACCGACGCGACGCCGGACTCGGCGGTGCGCGCCGTGCGCAAGCTGATCGAGCAGGACAAGGTCCAAATCCTGCTCTCGCCGCTGTCCGGCGACGAGGGTATCGCGGTCAAGAACTTCGCGAAGACCCATCCGGAGCTGACTTTCATCAATGCGGCCTCCGGCGCGCAGGAAACCACCTATGTCGATCCTGCCCCGAACTTCTTCCGCTACAACATGGACGGCGCACAATGGCAGGTGGGCCTCGGCAAATACGCCTATGAGGAGAAGAAGTATCGCAAGATCGCAACCGTCGGCGAGGACTATTCCTTCATCTACACCCAGGTGTTCGGCCTCGTGCTCGAATTCTGCGGCGCCGGCGGACAGGTCACCAACCGGCAATGGGTGCCGCTCGGCACCAAGGATTTCGCTTCGGTCATCGCCGCACTGCCCGACGATGTCGATGCGATCTATCTCGGCCTCGGCGGCGCCGACGCCGTCAACTTCCTCAACCAGTACCAGCAGGCCGGCGGCAAGGCGCATCTGATGGGCGGCTCCATCATGATCGACCAGACGATCCTGTCGTCCAAGGGCAACGCCAAGAACGCTCTCATCGGCACCATCGCGGCGAGCGGCCAAGCCGACACCTGGGAAGATCCGGGCTGGCAGAAATTCGTGAAGGCCTATCAGGACGCCTTCCCGCCCAACAAGCGCTTCCCGAGCCCGTCGCTGCTCGCGACCAACTACTATGACTCGACCATGGCGCTGATCCTCGCACTGCGTCAGGTCAATGGCGATCTTTCCAACAACCAGGCGAAGTTCAAGGAGGCGCTGGCGAAGATCGAGATCGATGCGCCGAACGGCAAGATCAAGCTCGACTCCAACCGCCAGGCGATCGGCACCAACTTCGTCACCGAAGTCGTCGACGACGGCAAGGGCGCGCTGTTCAGCAAGGTCGTGAAGGTGATCCCGAACGTGAACCAGACGCTGGGCTATGATCCGGCCGTATTCTCGAAGATCGGGCTGCCGAGCCGCACCGTGCCGGAATGTAAGAAGTACTGA
- a CDS encoding branched-chain amino acid ABC transporter permease — MSRFVERHPAWALILIIAVAGALWLIFAVWPPGLEEAVGRKRVFLNAVFNGITLGGLYFLVASGFTLIFGLMRNVNLAHGSLYLFGGYVGYAVSTATGSWVLSFIVAFILTAMVGILLQVIVFRRIEGQDLRQTMVTIGLSIVFADLMLWACGGDFYQIQTPNWLIGPVELPLVTAIKSSGEPVYLRYPMVRLVIFVASVIIGVAMWLALNRTRIGMIIRAGVDDRDILAATGVRIQLVFVAVFAFGAGLAGMAGVVGGTFQSLSPGEDIRFLLASLVVVIVGGMGSIPGAALGALIIGLAEQLGSVYIPTYAIVVTFLIMVLVLAIRPQGLLARR, encoded by the coding sequence ATGAGCCGCTTTGTCGAACGCCATCCGGCCTGGGCACTGATTTTGATTATTGCCGTTGCCGGCGCGCTCTGGCTGATCTTCGCGGTCTGGCCGCCGGGTCTCGAAGAAGCCGTCGGCCGCAAGCGCGTCTTCCTCAACGCCGTCTTCAACGGCATCACGCTTGGAGGGCTCTACTTCCTCGTCGCCAGCGGCTTCACGCTGATCTTCGGATTGATGCGCAACGTCAACCTCGCGCACGGCTCGCTCTATCTGTTCGGCGGCTATGTCGGCTACGCCGTCAGTACGGCGACCGGCTCCTGGGTGCTCAGCTTCATCGTCGCCTTCATCCTAACCGCCATGGTGGGCATCCTGCTCCAAGTGATCGTGTTCCGCCGGATAGAAGGGCAGGATCTCAGGCAGACCATGGTGACGATCGGGCTTTCAATCGTGTTCGCCGATCTCATGCTGTGGGCCTGCGGCGGCGATTTCTACCAGATCCAGACACCGAACTGGCTGATCGGCCCCGTGGAGCTGCCGCTGGTCACGGCAATCAAATCCTCTGGCGAGCCGGTCTATCTCAGATATCCCATGGTGCGGCTGGTGATCTTCGTAGCATCCGTGATCATCGGCGTGGCGATGTGGCTTGCGCTCAACCGCACCCGCATCGGCATGATCATCCGCGCCGGTGTCGACGACCGCGATATCCTCGCCGCGACCGGTGTGCGTATCCAGCTCGTCTTCGTGGCCGTGTTCGCGTTCGGCGCGGGACTTGCGGGCATGGCCGGCGTCGTCGGCGGCACCTTCCAGTCGTTATCGCCGGGTGAGGACATTCGATTCCTGTTGGCCTCGCTCGTCGTCGTGATCGTGGGCGGCATGGGCTCGATCCCCGGCGCGGCGCTCGGGGCGCTCATCATCGGCCTCGCCGAGCAGCTCGGCTCTGTCTACATCCCGACCTACGCCATCGTCGTGACCTTCCTGATCATGGTGCTGGTGCTGGCGATCCGGCCGCAAGGCCTGTTGGCGAGGCGCTGA